One Alligator mississippiensis isolate rAllMis1 chromosome 1, rAllMis1, whole genome shotgun sequence genomic window carries:
- the LOC109285525 gene encoding endogenous retrovirus group V member 1 Env polyprotein-like has translation MALISLYITLGYLSITQGGWEKNLYLQISRTVAQAENKSDCWICSHSPAHLHQGIPMIGVPISLQQWGTINGSFVRHYSLAAHRSAPKEWRAAPANWIISPRVEAPFCYRSNNTGAYNKATPVGHYPHCLTTLDYSPSSTSGILLGNIPSLNCTGFMVYNFSKEPHVALITNRSEFYIDSNFTSCNISRSSRIAAERGPSYTMHINRKCRVWHNTCQDLSTLSAPGLYWLCGNRALKILPWNWVGACTLGRVIPGFEMHSAIYLEQVKNFNHHMKRAVNPLATRNTGFHRFVRTFIPWLGVRELELAIINISATMEAMRNTTADAIQALQKEISQMSQVTIQHRIALDYLLVSQGGVCALVNSTCCVYVNQDM, from the coding sequence atggcactgatatccttatatatcacacttgggtatctcagtatcacccaaggggggtgggagaaaaatttgtatttgcagatctcccgtacggtggctcaagctgaaaataaaagtgactgctggatatgctctcacagcccagcacacctacaccaaggaatcccaatgatcggagtaccaatatccctccagcaatggggaacaataaacggcagcttcgttagacactactcgttagctgcccatcggtccgctcctaaagaatggagggccgcccctgctaactggataatctccccaagagtagaggcgcctttctgttacagatccaacaacaccggagcttataataaagccacacctgtaggacactaccctcattgcctaactactctagattatagccctagtagcaccagtggaatcctgttgggtaacataccctctctcaattgtacaggattcatggtctacaacttttctaaggaacctcatgttgctctcattacaaacagatcggaattttacattgactccaattttacttcttgtaatatatctcggtccagcaggatagcagctgaacgtggtccgtcctatacgatgcatatcaatcgaaagtgccgggtatggcacaacacctgtcaagatttgagtaccctttctgccccaggcctttactggctctgcggaaacagggctcttaaaatcttgccctggaattgggtgggggcatgcactcttggacgtgttatccctggtttcgaaatgcatagtgcaatatatctggaacaagtaaaaaatttcaaccatcacatgaaaagggcagttaaccccttagctaccagaaacacagggttccatcgatttgtgagaaccttcataccatggcttggagtaagagaattggaactagccataattaacatttcagccacaatggaagctatgagAAAtaccactgcggatgcaattcaggctctgcaaaaagagatctcccagatgtcacaagtaactatacaacaccgcatagccctagattaccttttggtatcccagggaggagtatgtgccttagtaaactccacctgttgtgtctatgtcaatcaggacatgtga
- the EEF1A1 gene encoding elongation factor 1-alpha 1, which produces MGKEKTHINIVVIGHVDSGKSTTTGHLIYKCGGIDKRTIEKFEKEAAEMGKGSFKYAWVLDKLKAERERGITIDISLWKFETSKYYVTIIDAPGHRDFIKNMITGTSQADCAVLIVAAGVGEFEAGISKNGQTREHALLAYTLGVKQLIVGVNKMDSTEPPYSQKRYEEIVKEVSTYIKKIGYNPDTVAFVPISGWNGDNMLEPSANMPWFKGWKVTRKDGNASGTTLLEALDCILPPTRPTDKPLRLPLQDVYKIGGIGTVPVGRVETGILKPGMVVTFAPVNVTTEVKSVEMHHEALSEALPGDNVGFNVKNVSVKDVRRGNVAGDSKNDPPMEAAGFTAQVIILNHPGQISAGYAPVLDCHTAHIACKFAELKEKIDRRSGKKLEDGPKFLKSGDAAIVDMIPGKPMCVESFSDYPPLGRFAVRDMRQTVAVGVIKAVDKKAAGAGKVTKSAQKAQKAK; this is translated from the exons ATGGGCAAGGAGAAGACCCATATCAACATCGTTGTCATCGGCCACGTGGACTCGGGCAAGTCTACCACCACCGGGCACCTCATCTACAAGTGTGGCGGCATCGACAAGCGCACCATCGAGAAGTTTGAGAAGGAGGCTGCCGAG ATGGGCAAAGGTTCCTTCAAGTATGCCTGGGTTTTGGACAAACTGAAGGCTGAGCGTGAGCGTGGTATCACAATTGATATTTCCCTGTGGAAATTTGAAACCAGCAAGTACTATGTCACCATCATAGATGCTCCTGGACACAGAGATTTCATCAAGAACATGATCACTGGCACTTCCCAA GCTGATTGTGCTGTCCTGATTGTTGCTGCTGGTGTTGGTGAGTTCGAAGCTGGTATCTCCAAGAACGGGCAGACCCGTGAGCATGCGCTTCTGGCATACACACTGGGTGTCAAACAGCTCATTGTTGGTGTTAACAAGATGGATTCCACTGAGCCACCTTACAGCCAAAAGAGATATGAGGAAATTGTCAAAGAAGTCAGTACTTACATTAAGAAAATTGGCTACAACCCAGACACAGTGGCTTTTGTGCCAATTTCTGGCTGGAACGGAGACAACATGTTGGAGCCCAGTGCTAAT ATGCCCTGGTTTAAGGGATGGAAGGTCACCCGTAAGGATGGCAATGCCAGTGGCACTACCCTGCTTGAAGCTTTGGATTGCATTCTGCCACCAACTCGTCCAACTGACAAGCCCCTGCGTCTGCCTCTTCAAGATGTGTACAAAATTGGCG gtattgGTACAGTTCCAGTCGGTCGTGTGGAGACTGGTATTCTTAAGCCAGGCATGGTGGTCACATTTGCCCCCGTCAATGTTACAACTGAAGTAAAATCTGTTGAGATGCACCACGAAGCTTTGAGTGAAGCTCTTCCTGGTGATAACGTTGGCTTCAATGTTAAGAACGTGTCTGTAAAAGATGTCCGCCGTGGTAATGTTGCTGGTGATAGCAAGAACGACCCCCCAATGGAAGCTGCTGGTTTCACTGCGCAG GTCATTATTCTGAACCACCCTGGCCAAATTAGTGCTGGTTATGCCCCTGTGCTGGATTGTCACACTGCTCATATTGCTTGCAAGTTTGCTGAGCTGAAGGAAAAGATTGATCGCCGTTCTGGTAAGAAGCTGGAAGATGGTCCCAAATTTCTGAAATCTGGAGATGCTGCCATTGTTGATATGATCCCAGGCAAACCCATGTGTGTTGAAAGCTTCTCTGACTATCCTCCTCTAG GTCGTTTTGCTGTGCGTGACATGAGACAGACTGTTGCTGTTGGTGTCATTAAGGCAGTTGACaagaaggctgctggagctggcAAGGTCACAAAGTCTGCCCAGAAGGCCCAGAAAGCTAAATGA